The sequence below is a genomic window from Streptosporangium lutulentum.
GCCGTCCCGTCCACTGCTGGGCCAGGTCGCGGGTGAGCCCGACGACCCCCGCCTTGGAAGCGCTGTAGGCGGCCTGGGGCAGACCGGCGGTGGTCTCGCCCAGGATGCTGCCGACGTTGACGATCGACGAGCCGGGCCTCATGACCTTGGCGCAGGCCTGTGCCATCCAGTAGGTGCCGTACAGGTTGATCTCGACGACCTGACGGAACTGGTCGGGAGTCTCCTTGAGCGCGGGCACCGCCGTACCGACACCCGCGTTGTTGATCAGAACGTCCACCGCGCCCAGCTCGGCGACCGCCGCCTCGACCAGCGCCTGGCAGTCCTCGGGCTTGGTGACGTCGGTGACGACCGCCACGCACCGCCTGCCGGTCTGCTCGACCAGCGCCCTGGTCTCCTCCAGGCGGTCCTTCCGGCGCGCACCGATCACGATGTCAGCGCCCGCCTCGGCCAGGCCTCTCGCGAACGTGACGCCGAGCCCCGAGGAGGCCCCGGTGACAATGGCGACCTTGCCGTCCAACCGGAATCGGTCCAGCATCCGGATTCTCCTTCGCCCGAGAACACACCGGAACAGATTCTAGAGCTGAAGAACAACACCGCCCGCGGGGGGATCCCCCACGGGCGGTGTCCTGTCGCGGGACGCCGAGCGGCGAAGAAGGCGACGCTCGGGCCGGTTCTCACGGCCCGGCGAGCCACACGGCCAGGGCTACAGGCCGTACTCCTTGGTGATGCGCTCGTGCCGCTCCACCTCGAGGCCGACGGCCTTGGCGAGTTCGAGCCAGGCCAGCGGGTGCACCCAGCGCTCGGTGGCGTCGTCCAGGAGCGCGTCCACCTCGACCGGGCCGACGTCCGGCGGGACCGCGATCCAGCCGAACACACCGGGCAGCGGCTCGCCCGAGGTGGGGTGGGTCACCCTGTAGTTGTCGTCGCTGTAGACCCACATCGGCCAGCCG
It includes:
- a CDS encoding SDR family NAD(P)-dependent oxidoreductase, with the translated sequence MLDRFRLDGKVAIVTGASSGLGVTFARGLAEAGADIVIGARRKDRLEETRALVEQTGRRCVAVVTDVTKPEDCQALVEAAVAELGAVDVLINNAGVGTAVPALKETPDQFRQVVEINLYGTYWMAQACAKVMRPGSSIVNVGSILGETTAGLPQAAYSASKAGVVGLTRDLAQQWTGRRGIRVNCVEPGFFASEMTEQYAESYMAWQLEHRVLMKRPGDPSELAAVAIFLASDASSYVTGAVIPVDGGILIT